The Algoriphagus halophilus genome window below encodes:
- a CDS encoding NAD(P)H-dependent glycerol-3-phosphate dehydrogenase has protein sequence MVSKNSSKPQEKCIGVIGVGSFGTVIANMLAEKNQVMVYARKEEVVHEINSLHSAQGKTLNPKIKGTSSPKEICEACEVLFLMISSSGFQDVVQSFAPHLFPYHLVIHGTKGLCLNLEKGQTLDSVKKIKRSQILTMSEVILQETVVVRVGCLAGPNLSKELTQSLPAATVIASKYNEVILEGQSLLRSEKFQVYGNSDIIGVELSGVLKNIIAIAAGALAGLNLGENAKGLLISRGMVEMVHLSNALGGSVKSVIGLAGIGDLVTTCNSVNSRNFTVGFRLANGEKLDEILASMDEVAEGVNTIRVIKAFLETADLRAPITEYLYRVLFENYDIKEALQFLMKYPFNVDIDFV, from the coding sequence ATGGTCTCGAAAAACTCTTCTAAACCTCAAGAAAAATGTATAGGGGTAATCGGAGTGGGAAGCTTCGGTACTGTGATAGCCAATATGCTGGCAGAAAAAAACCAAGTAATGGTTTATGCTAGAAAAGAGGAAGTAGTTCATGAAATAAACTCCCTTCATTCGGCACAAGGAAAAACACTTAATCCCAAAATCAAAGGTACTAGTAGTCCAAAAGAAATCTGTGAAGCTTGTGAGGTGTTGTTTTTGATGATTTCTTCCTCTGGATTTCAAGATGTAGTCCAATCCTTTGCTCCACATCTTTTTCCATACCATTTAGTGATTCATGGTACCAAAGGGCTCTGTCTAAATTTGGAAAAAGGGCAGACTTTGGATTCAGTTAAAAAAATAAAAAGGTCTCAAATCCTGACCATGAGCGAAGTGATCTTGCAAGAGACAGTGGTTGTGAGAGTGGGTTGTTTGGCTGGTCCAAATCTTTCTAAGGAATTGACGCAAAGTTTACCTGCGGCTACAGTCATTGCGAGTAAATACAATGAGGTGATTTTGGAAGGGCAAAGTTTGTTGCGCTCTGAGAAATTCCAGGTGTATGGAAATTCTGATATTATTGGAGTGGAGTTAAGTGGGGTCTTGAAAAACATCATTGCCATAGCTGCTGGTGCATTAGCAGGTTTAAACCTGGGAGAAAATGCCAAGGGACTACTCATTTCAAGGGGTATGGTGGAGATGGTTCATCTCAGCAATGCACTTGGAGGTAGTGTCAAATCTGTGATTGGATTGGCAGGAATAGGGGATTTGGTTACGACTTGTAATTCAGTTAATTCAAGAAATTTTACCGTCGGATTTAGACTGGCAAATGGGGAAAAGTTGGATGAAATCCTTGCGAGCATGGATGAGGTTGCAGAGGGTGTCAATACCATTCGCGTGATAAAAGCATTCTTGGAAACCGCGGATTTAAGAGCGCCAATCACCGAATACCTATATCGGGTTTTGTTTGAAAATTATGATATTAAAGAAGCACTTCAGTTTTTGATGAAGTACCCCTTTAATGTGGATATTGACTTTGTTTGA
- the fbp gene encoding class 1 fructose-bisphosphatase, with translation MKISSYQPDQSGLAYSVGTTLDRFIKLKQSDFPFASGELSQLLRDIALASKIVNRETNRAGLSNIGGAFGQTNVQGEEQQKLDVIANIRFIRALSKGGEVCAIVSEEEDAVIDLNNKSGKYVVAIDPLDGSSNIDVNISIGTIFSIYRRKTPVGSPILEEDIMQQGTEQVASGYVLYGSSTMLVYTTGFGVNGFTYEHSLGEFFLSHPMIKAPESGSIYSINEGTQEDWNPGIKEYIDDCKVKKYSARYIGSLVADFHRNLLKGGIYIYPATKKNPNGKLRLMYEANALAFIAEQAGAVATDGNKRILEIQPTSLHQRTPLLIGSKNMVAEALQFSNKTEFSTN, from the coding sequence ATGAAAATTTCATCATACCAGCCTGATCAAAGCGGCTTAGCTTACTCAGTAGGCACCACACTAGACCGATTTATTAAATTAAAACAAAGCGACTTTCCATTTGCTTCTGGAGAACTTTCCCAGCTATTGAGAGATATCGCTTTAGCCTCAAAGATCGTCAACAGAGAGACCAATCGAGCTGGACTTTCCAACATTGGAGGTGCTTTTGGCCAAACCAATGTACAAGGTGAAGAACAACAGAAACTCGATGTCATTGCCAATATTAGATTTATCCGTGCATTAAGTAAAGGTGGCGAAGTCTGTGCCATAGTTTCCGAAGAAGAGGACGCAGTGATAGATTTAAATAATAAATCCGGAAAATATGTTGTAGCGATCGATCCTTTAGACGGTAGCTCCAATATTGATGTCAATATTAGCATCGGGACTATTTTTTCCATCTATCGGAGAAAAACCCCTGTTGGAAGCCCTATTCTAGAGGAAGACATCATGCAGCAAGGAACCGAACAGGTAGCTTCTGGATATGTTCTTTATGGTTCATCCACCATGCTAGTTTATACTACTGGATTTGGAGTCAATGGATTTACCTACGAGCACTCACTTGGGGAGTTCTTTCTTTCTCATCCGATGATAAAAGCTCCTGAATCAGGATCTATTTACTCCATCAATGAAGGAACGCAGGAAGATTGGAATCCAGGGATAAAGGAGTACATCGATGATTGTAAGGTGAAAAAATATTCGGCACGATACATCGGTAGTCTAGTAGCAGATTTTCACCGAAACTTGTTGAAAGGAGGAATTTATATCTATCCTGCCACCAAAAAGAATCCAAATGGAAAATTACGGTTAATGTATGAAGCCAATGCTCTTGCATTCATCGCCGAACAGGCAGGAGCCGTGGCTACAGATGGAAATAAACGAATCCTTGAAATTCAACCTACTAGCCTCCACCAAAGAACTCCTTTGTTGATCGGATCCAAAAACATGGTAGCTGAAGCCTTGCAATTTTCCAACAAAACTGAATTTTCGACCAATTAA
- a CDS encoding PQQ-dependent sugar dehydrogenase: protein MILSKSFTQISALAFGTALLFSCEQKATVSEEAPAEPIDETYAVQSEKLLFNVDTLYTEFENPWGMTWLSDGTMLVTEKRGEILVFKDDQFTGGKIQGLPEVSTKGQGGLLDIQAHPNYGENGWIYISYAKPITEEESTTAIMRFRLDGYNAVDQEELTQSQPAMKGGNHYGSRIVFDNDGYLFYSSGDRFNPAMNAQELTNSHGKIHRIHDDGRIPEDNPFVDSPGAIPTIWSYGSRNPQGLYFDKENNRLWESEHGPMGGDELNLIEKGKNYGWPVISYGKNYDGTTLTEITEKEGMEQPVTYYVPSIATAGITMVTSDKYPAWKGDILIGALAKMHINRVDMDGDKALSQEIMLQDIGRVRQVKESPDGYLYAVTEGTGLMVKIIPIR, encoded by the coding sequence ATGATCCTATCAAAATCATTTACCCAAATAAGCGCCCTAGCCTTCGGTACTGCTTTACTTTTTTCCTGCGAACAAAAAGCCACAGTATCGGAAGAAGCGCCTGCTGAACCAATTGATGAAACGTATGCGGTACAGTCAGAGAAATTATTATTCAACGTAGACACGCTTTACACAGAATTTGAAAATCCTTGGGGCATGACCTGGTTAAGTGACGGCACTATGTTGGTCACTGAAAAAAGAGGGGAAATCCTGGTTTTCAAAGACGACCAATTTACAGGAGGAAAAATCCAAGGTCTTCCTGAGGTATCCACTAAAGGACAAGGCGGATTGCTGGATATTCAAGCTCATCCAAATTACGGTGAAAACGGATGGATATATATTAGCTATGCGAAACCAATAACAGAAGAGGAAAGCACTACTGCAATTATGAGGTTTAGGCTTGACGGATATAATGCAGTAGATCAAGAAGAATTAACCCAGTCCCAACCTGCTATGAAAGGTGGCAATCATTATGGAAGCAGAATAGTTTTTGACAATGATGGATATTTATTTTATTCAAGTGGTGACCGGTTTAATCCCGCTATGAATGCTCAAGAGTTAACTAACTCTCACGGAAAAATCCACAGGATTCATGATGATGGTAGAATTCCTGAGGACAATCCTTTTGTAGACAGCCCTGGAGCAATTCCTACTATCTGGTCCTACGGAAGCAGAAATCCACAAGGACTCTATTTTGACAAAGAAAATAACAGACTTTGGGAATCAGAGCATGGCCCAATGGGAGGTGATGAATTAAACCTGATCGAAAAAGGTAAAAACTATGGCTGGCCGGTGATCTCTTATGGCAAAAACTATGACGGTACCACGCTTACAGAAATCACTGAAAAAGAAGGGATGGAACAGCCAGTTACTTACTATGTTCCCTCTATTGCAACTGCGGGCATTACCATGGTAACTTCAGACAAATATCCAGCTTGGAAAGGCGATATTTTGATAGGAGCATTAGCGAAAATGCATATCAATCGAGTGGATATGGATGGGGACAAAGCTCTTTCTCAAGAAATCATGCTTCAAGACATAGGAAGAGTAAGACAGGTAAAAGAAAGTCCTGATGGTTATCTTTATGCTGTTACTGAAGGGACAGGCCTAATGGTAAAAATCATCCCTATCAGATAA
- a CDS encoding Gfo/Idh/MocA family protein, translated as MKTRRIFLQKAGISALALNLSPFSPLLGANEELNMNAMDEKPLRVAIMGLGSYGSRVARAMKDCKRAKLVGVISGTPSKIEAWQEEYNIPAKNCYNYETYSQIKDNPDIDAVYVITPNGLHKEHAIGVANAGKHVICEKPMAVNASEAKEMVDACKAAGVKLLIGYRMHFEAKTQEVIKMRMNGEFGKILFFQGLSGFIIGDPTQWRLNYELSGGGAMMDIGIYSINGARYMIGEEPIWVTAQETKNNPEKFKEGVDETIQFQLGFPGGAVASCLSTYSMNNLDKFFLNGLNGFAEMQPSTGYGPIEGRTHKGPLNHPHVTHQTTQMDEMAAIILDGKKPLVPVDGEEGLKDMVIIDAIYKAVKEGRKISLV; from the coding sequence ATGAAAACCAGAAGAATTTTCTTACAAAAGGCAGGCATATCAGCTTTAGCTTTGAACCTTTCACCTTTTTCTCCTCTATTGGGAGCAAATGAAGAATTAAACATGAATGCAATGGACGAAAAACCCTTAAGAGTAGCCATCATGGGATTAGGCAGTTATGGCAGTCGTGTTGCCCGTGCAATGAAAGATTGTAAAAGGGCAAAATTAGTTGGAGTAATCAGTGGAACTCCTTCCAAAATTGAAGCTTGGCAAGAAGAGTACAATATTCCTGCAAAAAACTGCTACAATTATGAGACCTATTCCCAAATTAAGGATAATCCGGATATTGATGCAGTTTATGTAATTACTCCCAATGGACTCCATAAGGAACATGCGATTGGAGTGGCAAATGCAGGTAAACATGTGATTTGTGAAAAACCAATGGCAGTGAATGCCTCTGAAGCAAAGGAAATGGTGGATGCATGTAAGGCTGCTGGAGTAAAATTACTGATTGGATATAGGATGCATTTTGAGGCCAAAACCCAAGAAGTGATTAAAATGAGGATGAATGGGGAATTTGGAAAAATCTTGTTTTTTCAGGGACTTAGTGGTTTTATTATAGGTGATCCTACCCAGTGGAGACTCAATTATGAGCTGTCAGGGGGAGGAGCTATGATGGATATTGGGATATACTCCATTAATGGAGCAAGGTATATGATAGGAGAAGAACCTATTTGGGTAACTGCTCAAGAGACCAAAAATAATCCTGAGAAATTTAAAGAGGGGGTAGACGAAACGATTCAATTTCAGTTAGGTTTCCCAGGAGGTGCTGTAGCGTCTTGTCTATCTACTTATAGCATGAATAATTTGGATAAGTTCTTCCTGAATGGCTTAAATGGTTTTGCAGAAATGCAACCTTCTACAGGCTATGGTCCAATTGAAGGTAGAACCCACAAAGGTCCTTTGAACCATCCGCATGTCACGCATCAAACCACCCAAATGGATGAAATGGCCGCGATCATTCTGGATGGGAAAAAGCCTTTGGTTCCAGTTGATGGAGAGGAGGGCTTGAAAGACATGGTGATTATTGATGCAATTTATAAAGCAGTAAAAGAGGGAAGGAAAATTTCTTTGGTCTAA
- a CDS encoding GNAT family N-acetyltransferase → MSVENETKVRFALERDLQAILEINNHEIKHSTVNYDYAPKTLEFQNYWFQEKAKAGFPILVAERENQIVGFATYGTFRPKPGYQFTVEHSVYIHPQFRGKGIGYSLMKELISHAKEKGFHLMVGGIDASNLNSLHFHRKLGFQEVGRFKEVGWKFDQWLDLIFVQRPL, encoded by the coding sequence ATGTCCGTTGAAAATGAGACAAAGGTTCGATTTGCCTTAGAAAGAGACCTTCAGGCAATCTTGGAAATCAACAACCATGAAATCAAGCATTCCACAGTCAATTATGACTATGCCCCCAAAACCTTAGAATTCCAAAACTACTGGTTCCAAGAAAAAGCTAAAGCAGGGTTTCCTATTCTGGTTGCAGAACGAGAAAACCAAATTGTAGGCTTCGCGACCTACGGTACCTTTAGGCCAAAACCAGGATATCAATTTACTGTAGAGCATTCCGTATATATCCATCCCCAATTTAGAGGAAAAGGAATAGGGTATTCATTGATGAAAGAATTGATTTCCCACGCCAAAGAAAAAGGGTTTCACCTCATGGTTGGTGGAATAGATGCAAGCAACCTTAATAGTCTTCATTTCCACAGGAAATTAGGCTTTCAGGAAGTTGGAAGATTTAAAGAAGTAGGCTGGAAATTTGATCAATGGCTGGACTTAATATTTGTGCAGCGACCACTTTAA
- a CDS encoding polyprenyl synthetase family protein, which translates to MKADLKQIQVPIEAEMAEFEQKFRGLMKSKVKLLDHIMNYIVKRKGKQMRPMFVFLTAGVTGNINESTHRGAALIELLHTATLVHDDVVDDANYRRGFFSVNALWKNKIAVLVGDYLLSRGLLLSVDNEDFHLLKIVSNTVKEMSEGELLQIAKARKLDITEEVYYQIIRQKTASLIASCCAVGASSNQSDPQTIEKMRNFGEKVGMAFQIKDDLFDYGEDEIGKPVGIDIKEKKMTLPLIFALNQSDWLEKRRIISLIRNRSEDKKAVNEVIQYVKQSGGLEYAKKIMNQFYQEALDILNSFPDSAYKTSLANLVSYTIERKK; encoded by the coding sequence ATGAAAGCAGACCTCAAGCAAATACAAGTTCCCATCGAAGCCGAAATGGCAGAATTCGAACAGAAGTTTCGAGGGCTTATGAAAAGTAAGGTCAAACTTCTTGACCATATCATGAATTACATCGTGAAGCGCAAAGGAAAACAGATGCGCCCAATGTTTGTATTTCTAACAGCCGGAGTCACAGGAAACATCAATGAGTCTACCCACCGAGGTGCTGCTTTGATTGAACTTTTGCATACTGCTACCCTAGTTCATGATGACGTGGTAGATGATGCCAATTACCGAAGAGGCTTTTTCTCTGTCAACGCCTTATGGAAGAATAAAATTGCCGTGCTCGTGGGAGATTACTTACTTTCAAGAGGGCTTCTTTTGAGTGTAGACAATGAAGACTTCCATCTTTTGAAAATAGTTTCCAATACAGTTAAGGAAATGTCAGAAGGTGAGCTCCTCCAAATTGCGAAAGCACGAAAACTTGATATTACGGAGGAGGTGTATTATCAAATCATCCGACAAAAAACTGCAAGTCTCATCGCATCCTGCTGTGCAGTGGGAGCATCCAGCAATCAGAGCGACCCACAGACCATCGAAAAAATGAGAAATTTCGGAGAAAAAGTGGGAATGGCGTTTCAAATCAAAGATGACCTTTTTGATTATGGTGAGGATGAAATCGGAAAACCAGTAGGCATAGACATCAAAGAAAAGAAGATGACTTTACCTTTAATTTTTGCATTGAATCAAAGTGACTGGTTGGAAAAAAGAAGGATCATCAGCTTAATCAGAAACCGAAGTGAGGATAAAAAAGCGGTGAATGAAGTGATCCAATATGTCAAGCAAAGCGGTGGATTGGAATATGCCAAAAAGATCATGAATCAATTTTACCAAGAAGCTTTGGACATCTTGAATTCATTCCCTGATTCTGCATACAAAACTTCCTTGGCCAATCTAGTCAGTTATACTATTGAGAGAAAAAAATAA
- a CDS encoding fructosamine kinase family protein, which yields MYDLNDIYEKVLYQSLGPQVKLKSASLVAAGNHNQGIRIETNDGNFFLKLNFDHEKDILHKESQGLDYLRKNTFLQIPETFGCGRVGDYNFLLSEFIPSGRYQLDYWETLGFGLADLHLKTSKSFGLSEDNYIATLNQRNLQTSSWVDFYIEQRLEPLLGKAYFDRLIPLDFLKKFQSIYQVIEKIIPPEKPSLLHGDLWSGNVLCNPEGQPCLIDPAVYFGHREMDIAFSRLFGGFDSRFYQSYESIIPLEPDFEARMGIYNLYPLLVHLNLFGTAYLPGIERIILRYVR from the coding sequence ATGTATGATTTGAATGATATCTATGAAAAAGTACTTTATCAAAGCCTGGGTCCACAGGTAAAATTAAAATCAGCCTCTTTGGTTGCGGCAGGTAACCACAACCAAGGAATACGCATTGAAACCAACGATGGAAACTTCTTTCTCAAATTAAACTTTGACCATGAGAAAGATATCCTCCACAAAGAATCTCAAGGGCTAGATTACTTAAGAAAAAACACATTTCTTCAAATTCCTGAAACATTTGGTTGTGGAAGGGTTGGAGACTATAATTTTTTATTATCTGAATTCATCCCCTCTGGTAGATATCAATTAGATTACTGGGAAACTCTGGGCTTTGGATTGGCTGATTTACACTTAAAAACAAGTAAATCATTTGGACTCTCAGAGGACAATTATATCGCCACCTTAAATCAAAGAAATCTACAAACTTCCAGTTGGGTAGACTTTTACATTGAACAACGATTAGAACCCTTACTAGGCAAAGCCTATTTTGACAGGTTAATCCCTTTGGATTTTTTAAAAAAATTCCAATCGATATACCAGGTGATAGAAAAAATCATCCCCCCCGAAAAACCTTCTTTACTCCATGGAGATTTATGGTCAGGGAATGTATTATGTAACCCGGAAGGTCAACCTTGCTTGATTGATCCTGCCGTTTATTTCGGTCATAGGGAAATGGACATCGCCTTTAGCAGACTTTTTGGAGGATTTGATTCTCGATTTTATCAATCCTATGAATCCATTATACCATTGGAACCTGATTTTGAAGCCAGAATGGGCATTTATAATTTATATCCTTTGCTTGTTCATTTGAACCTATTCGGGACAGCCTATCTCCCCGGAATTGAAAGAATCATATTGAGATATGTCCGTTGA
- a CDS encoding low molecular weight protein-tyrosine-phosphatase — protein sequence MIRVLFVCLGNICRSPLAEAIFDAKIKEANLPTTFKSDSAGTSDFHIGELPDERTILIGKKYGLPINHRGRQVNRTDFRDFDYILAMDDNNLRNLNNMKVRFGYPDKEVHLMRDFVPGSEGKSVPDPYYGGEEGFEEIYKILDKAIDKFLEKVIETHQLYV from the coding sequence ATGATTAGAGTTTTATTCGTTTGTTTAGGTAATATTTGTAGGTCGCCCTTGGCGGAAGCTATTTTTGATGCGAAAATCAAAGAAGCGAATCTTCCCACGACTTTTAAATCGGATAGTGCTGGCACATCAGATTTTCATATTGGAGAGCTTCCAGATGAACGAACCATATTGATTGGAAAAAAATATGGGCTCCCTATCAACCATAGAGGAAGACAAGTCAACAGAACGGATTTCAGGGATTTTGATTACATCCTTGCCATGGATGATAACAATCTCAGGAACTTAAACAATATGAAAGTTAGGTTTGGATATCCTGACAAAGAGGTTCATCTCATGAGAGATTTTGTCCCAGGGTCCGAGGGTAAGTCTGTTCCAGACCCTTATTATGGGGGTGAGGAAGGCTTCGAAGAAATCTATAAAATTTTAGATAAAGCAATCGATAAGTTCCTTGAGAAAGTAATAGAGACACATCAACTCTATGTATGA
- a CDS encoding 1-acyl-sn-glycerol-3-phosphate acyltransferase — MEEKYLKHKYDPIIPSKNEWPVVKLARERKEFVKKVSDLAEDRILDLADQNPDILKEELETTLYREKLRIKQNPWVVDPDDEGSFWGEVKASLLQINTSTDLSKDKKLQGYKSILNRITSRYAEEIASNFKHTHYKFTRSVVTFGFSRLLNAARVKGFKSIFSNQYTLQDKIQITGETDQLRDLATKGTVVMVPTHFSNLDSILIGWTISVLGLPPFIYGAGLNLFNISIFAYFMDSLGAYKVDRRKKNLLYLETLKTYSKEAIKFGCHSLFFPGGTRSRSGMIESRLKLGLLSTAIEAQRANFQDQKNDISGKVFIVPVTINYHFVLEAPSLIRDYLSITGQERYYKENDEFSNSYKISKFLFKFFTKGSDISVSIGKAMDVLGNYVDENGDSLDKKGRKINTRDYFVSDGEVTVDHQREEEYANMLGRRIVEEFHKINRVFSSHLVAFTAFEMIKDSNKKLDLFDLIRLPEEDIAIPYEEFKVNCHRVMDRVYELKSQGLINVAPHLQDDMDEIISHGLDNVGMYHAKRPLIRDSKGDIVTEDMSLLYFYHNRLTGYGLEKLF; from the coding sequence TTGGAGGAGAAATATCTAAAACATAAGTACGATCCAATCATTCCCAGTAAGAATGAGTGGCCGGTAGTCAAACTGGCTAGGGAACGTAAAGAGTTTGTCAAGAAAGTTTCAGATTTGGCCGAGGATAGGATTCTGGATCTTGCCGACCAAAACCCTGATATTCTAAAAGAGGAGTTGGAAACAACTCTGTATAGAGAGAAGTTGCGGATTAAACAAAACCCATGGGTTGTTGATCCGGATGATGAAGGGTCTTTTTGGGGAGAGGTAAAAGCATCCTTACTTCAAATCAATACCTCTACAGATCTTTCTAAAGATAAAAAGCTTCAGGGTTATAAATCAATTTTAAATAGAATCACCTCCCGTTATGCTGAAGAAATAGCAAGTAATTTCAAACATACCCACTATAAGTTTACCCGAAGTGTGGTGACATTTGGGTTTTCAAGATTGCTAAATGCAGCACGAGTAAAAGGCTTTAAATCCATTTTTAGTAACCAATATACCCTTCAGGATAAAATTCAAATCACTGGGGAAACAGACCAATTGAGAGACTTGGCGACCAAAGGAACCGTTGTGATGGTTCCTACCCATTTCAGCAACTTGGATAGTATTCTCATCGGTTGGACTATTTCAGTTCTGGGCTTGCCTCCCTTTATTTATGGTGCTGGATTGAACCTGTTCAATATTTCTATTTTTGCCTATTTTATGGACTCCCTTGGAGCTTATAAAGTGGACCGGCGGAAAAAGAATTTATTGTATCTGGAGACCTTAAAGACCTATTCGAAAGAAGCGATTAAGTTTGGATGCCATAGTCTATTCTTTCCTGGGGGAACAAGGTCTAGAAGTGGGATGATTGAATCGCGTTTGAAACTCGGGTTGCTAAGCACGGCGATTGAAGCGCAAAGAGCCAATTTCCAAGATCAGAAAAATGATATTTCCGGTAAAGTGTTCATCGTTCCAGTCACGATCAATTACCATTTTGTTTTGGAAGCTCCAAGCTTGATCCGGGATTATTTGAGTATTACGGGCCAAGAACGGTATTACAAGGAAAACGATGAGTTTTCCAACTCTTATAAAATTTCAAAATTCCTCTTCAAGTTCTTTACCAAAGGTTCGGATATCTCTGTTTCTATTGGAAAAGCGATGGACGTGCTAGGTAACTATGTGGATGAAAATGGAGATAGCCTAGACAAAAAAGGGAGGAAGATCAATACCCGGGATTATTTTGTTTCTGACGGCGAGGTAACTGTAGATCATCAGCGGGAAGAGGAGTATGCCAATATGCTTGGTAGAAGAATCGTGGAAGAATTTCATAAAATCAACCGCGTCTTCAGTTCCCATTTAGTGGCTTTTACAGCCTTTGAAATGATTAAGGATTCCAACAAAAAACTGGATTTGTTTGATTTAATCCGTTTACCAGAAGAGGATATTGCGATTCCTTATGAGGAGTTTAAAGTCAATTGTCATCGGGTGATGGACCGGGTGTATGAGCTGAAAAGTCAAGGATTGATTAATGTGGCTCCCCATCTTCAGGATGATATGGATGAAATCATATCGCATGGGTTGGATAATGTGGGGATGTACCATGCCAAGCGACCTTTAATTAGGGATTCCAAAGGCGATATTGTTACAGAGGATATGAGCTTACTTTATTTTTATCATAATAGATTAACCGGCTATGGTCTCGAAAAACTCTTCTAA
- a CDS encoding aspartate kinase, protein MAKMVVYKFGGASVKDADAIKNLAEILRNRLRRNMVIVVSAMGKTTNALESILELKLSGNDYSLNSAKIKEFHFQICSELFPNGHRIFLLLENLFIALEKRLEFDLNKEIYDEYYDSVIGYGELLSSRIVMEYLCLEGMITLWKDAREFIKTNSDFRFAKINWSLTKAFCQSQLRPLLETYPIVTQGFIGSNEQNLPTTLGREGSDFSAAILATSLNAQSVTIWKDVPGVLNADPKRYSDTVLFQEIGYEEAAEMTYYGASVIHPKTIKPLAIAGIPLFVKSFLKPDSDGTKIHQTEHTVQVPTYIVKEKQLLVSFKVTDFTFIEEKQIHQVYEQLRALKLRVNMLQISAISISLVMDSQLFMLEKLLTNLKPFFEIRYNEGLELLTILHPGQISIAEHLEGYEVLLEQSTRNTIQVVRRKKVEN, encoded by the coding sequence ATGGCAAAAATGGTTGTTTATAAATTTGGAGGAGCCTCAGTCAAAGATGCTGATGCAATCAAAAATTTGGCTGAAATTCTCCGTAATCGATTGCGAAGAAATATGGTGATTGTTGTTTCTGCCATGGGTAAAACAACGAATGCGTTGGAATCTATATTGGAATTGAAACTCTCCGGAAATGACTATTCTTTGAATAGTGCAAAAATAAAAGAATTTCATTTTCAGATTTGTTCTGAACTATTTCCAAACGGACACCGGATTTTTTTATTGTTAGAAAATCTGTTTATCGCATTGGAGAAAAGGCTTGAATTTGACCTGAACAAGGAGATTTATGATGAATATTACGATTCGGTAATAGGGTATGGAGAACTATTGTCTTCTAGAATTGTAATGGAGTATCTCTGTTTAGAAGGAATGATTACTTTATGGAAAGATGCACGGGAATTCATCAAAACCAACAGTGACTTTCGTTTTGCAAAAATTAATTGGTCTTTGACGAAGGCTTTTTGTCAAAGCCAACTGAGACCTTTGTTGGAAACCTATCCAATCGTGACGCAGGGGTTTATTGGATCTAATGAGCAAAACCTTCCTACTACCTTAGGGAGGGAAGGGTCCGATTTTTCTGCAGCAATTTTAGCGACTTCCTTAAATGCTCAGTCAGTTACTATTTGGAAAGATGTGCCAGGTGTGCTGAATGCTGACCCAAAGAGGTATTCCGATACGGTATTGTTTCAGGAAATCGGATATGAAGAAGCTGCGGAAATGACCTATTATGGAGCTTCGGTAATCCACCCGAAGACGATCAAGCCTTTGGCGATCGCTGGGATCCCGCTTTTTGTCAAATCATTTTTGAAGCCTGATTCTGATGGTACCAAAATTCATCAAACCGAACATACAGTTCAAGTTCCCACTTACATTGTAAAAGAGAAGCAGCTCTTGGTAAGTTTTAAGGTGACAGATTTTACTTTTATTGAGGAGAAACAGATTCATCAGGTGTATGAGCAGTTAAGAGCATTAAAACTTAGGGTGAATATGCTGCAGATTTCTGCGATCAGTATTTCTTTGGTGATGGATTCTCAGCTGTTTATGCTCGAGAAATTGTTGACCAACCTGAAGCCCTTTTTTGAAATCAGGTATAATGAGGGGCTGGAATTACTCACGATTTTGCATCCAGGACAAATTTCTATCGCGGAGCATTTGGAAGGATATGAAGTCCTACTTGAACAAAGTACCCGGAATACCATTCAGGTAGTGAGGAGAAAAAAGGTGGAAAATTAG
- a CDS encoding DUF4199 domain-containing protein — protein MKNISIEIKWAIIFVLMSLAWMVLEKSLGWHDEHIDQHAVFTNFFAIPAILVFVFALRDKKKSYYRGNITYLQAFLSGLIVSLIIMVLTPFAQYITLEYITPDYFTNVIKYSVSSGELTQQEAEDWFNLQSYIVQATIGALIMGVITSAIVAIFIKSKK, from the coding sequence ATGAAAAACATAAGCATTGAAATTAAGTGGGCGATTATTTTCGTTCTCATGTCTTTGGCCTGGATGGTCCTTGAAAAATCTTTGGGCTGGCATGATGAGCATATTGATCAGCACGCTGTATTCACGAATTTTTTTGCGATCCCAGCCATTTTAGTATTTGTATTTGCTTTGCGTGATAAAAAGAAAAGTTATTACAGAGGAAATATTACGTATCTACAGGCATTCTTATCTGGCTTAATTGTTTCCTTGATCATTATGGTGCTGACGCCTTTTGCGCAATATATTACTTTAGAATACATTACCCCTGATTACTTTACGAATGTTATCAAATACTCGGTAAGCTCAGGTGAGTTGACCCAACAAGAGGCCGAAGATTGGTTTAATCTTCAAAGTTATATAGTTCAAGCTACCATAGGAGCCTTAATCATGGGGGTAATCACCTCAGCAATTGTGGCTATTTTTATAAAATCCAAGAAGTAG